One stretch of Chryseobacterium indologenes DNA includes these proteins:
- the kdpA gene encoding potassium-transporting ATPase subunit KdpA → MNTEILGIIAMFTITLVIGIFLGKYIANVYGYKKTFLDPVFEPIEKFIYKISGINPNRQMNWKQNMYAMLAINLVWFIIGFILLLTQAWLPLNPDGNPNMSPDLAFNTTISFLVNCNLQHYSGETGVSYLSQLYLMFLQFVTAATGMAAMAVLFKAFKEKTATELGNFYDYFTKSMIRILLPISVLVALILSINGSPMTFEGKDHITTLEGQKIDVSRGPVAAFVAIKHLGTNGGGFFGANSAHPLENPNYITNMTEMVTQMIIPFALVFALGFYLKKRKLSWVIFTVMTVGFLALTIPNILNETGGNPLITKMGADSSLGAMEGKEIRFGSAASAYWSIATTVISTGSVNSMHDSTMPLSGMNELLAMMINCFYGGCGVGILNYFIFIILAVFISGLMVGRTPEFMGKKIEAKEMKIAMIVALFHPFLILVGTALTAYLPEFGAKTLNNPGFHGFSEMLYEFTSSSANNGSGFEGLGDNTPWWNISTGIVLLLSRFIPIIGPVAIAGLLAQKKFIPESSGTLKTDTATFGFMTLAVILLIAALSFFPALTLGPIAEQIQYFSK, encoded by the coding sequence ATGAATACAGAAATTTTAGGCATCATAGCCATGTTTACTATCACATTAGTTATCGGAATATTTTTAGGTAAATACATCGCTAATGTTTATGGATACAAGAAAACCTTTTTAGATCCGGTTTTTGAGCCGATTGAAAAGTTTATTTATAAAATATCGGGAATTAATCCTAACCGCCAGATGAACTGGAAGCAGAATATGTATGCGATGCTGGCGATTAATCTGGTTTGGTTTATTATAGGTTTTATCCTCTTACTCACTCAAGCCTGGCTGCCATTAAATCCGGATGGAAACCCGAATATGTCACCGGACCTGGCTTTTAATACCACCATCTCATTTTTAGTAAACTGTAATTTACAGCACTATTCGGGAGAAACGGGAGTAAGTTACCTGAGTCAGCTTTATCTGATGTTTTTACAGTTTGTGACGGCTGCAACGGGAATGGCTGCGATGGCTGTTCTTTTTAAAGCTTTCAAAGAGAAAACAGCTACAGAATTAGGTAACTTTTATGACTATTTTACCAAGTCAATGATTAGAATTTTACTTCCAATCAGCGTATTGGTAGCTTTAATCCTTTCTATCAACGGAAGTCCGATGACTTTTGAAGGAAAAGATCATATTACAACCCTTGAAGGACAGAAAATAGATGTTTCCAGAGGTCCTGTAGCCGCTTTTGTAGCGATTAAACACCTGGGAACCAATGGAGGTGGTTTCTTTGGAGCCAACTCAGCGCATCCGCTTGAAAATCCTAATTATATAACGAATATGACGGAGATGGTCACTCAGATGATTATTCCTTTTGCATTGGTTTTTGCGTTAGGTTTCTATTTAAAGAAAAGAAAATTATCATGGGTGATATTTACCGTGATGACCGTTGGATTCTTAGCCCTTACCATTCCTAATATCCTTAATGAAACTGGTGGAAACCCATTAATTACAAAAATGGGAGCAGACAGCAGTCTTGGAGCGATGGAAGGGAAAGAAATCCGTTTCGGAAGTGCAGCATCAGCGTACTGGAGTATTGCCACTACAGTGATTTCTACCGGTTCTGTAAATTCTATGCATGACAGTACAATGCCTCTTTCAGGGATGAATGAACTTCTTGCTATGATGATTAACTGTTTCTACGGTGGTTGTGGAGTAGGGATATTGAACTACTTTATCTTTATCATTCTCGCGGTTTTTATCAGTGGTCTGATGGTAGGTAGAACCCCAGAATTTATGGGGAAAAAGATCGAAGCCAAGGAGATGAAGATTGCGATGATCGTAGCTTTGTTCCATCCGTTTTTAATTCTTGTTGGAACTGCTTTAACGGCTTATCTGCCGGAGTTTGGAGCTAAAACATTGAATAATCCGGGATTCCATGGTTTCAGTGAAATGCTGTATGAATTTACTTCTTCTTCCGCCAATAACGGATCAGGATTTGAAGGACTGGGAGATAATACCCCTTGGTGGAATATCTCAACAGGAATTGTACTGTTGTTATCAAGATTTATCCCAATTATAGGCCCTGTAGCAATAGCAGGATTATTGGCTCAGAAGAAATTTATCCCGGAAAGTTCAGGAACATTGAAGACAGATACGGCAACATTCGGTTTTATGACATTGGCGGTTATTCTGCTTATTGCAGCGTTGTCTTTCTTCCCTGCACTTACGCTTGGCCCTATTGCGGAACAGATACAATATTTCTCTAAATAA